The DNA window TCTCCCTGAATCAATTCTCACGGTAGCTCCTTTTATATCATTACACCCGTATACACTTGCGACTGGCTTTACCTGGTTCCAACGAGATCTGCTTTTATCTGCATAGCCTTCGGTAAGTGCGCCATATGTTTGCTTCATTTTGATGTGTTTCATGTGCCCAGTTTCATGTTTGCCGTACCATTTATTCTTCCCTTGTATACCACACATCGTCACCCTTCATCAATACATGAGCGTCAAATTTAGTTTGCCAAACCTGAGTGAAACCCGACCACGGAGGAAAATTGTCGCAAACACACGGGCGCCTGGTGAACAGTCTCAGGGACCGAGTCAGCCACCCACCCTCGAGGCTCGAGTTCTGGATGACTGCACAATATGGTGGCAGGGGTGGTGACGTCGTCGGCCTGTGCTTTCAAGACGGATGCGAATTCACAAACGCCACTACACTTGCCATGGCCGACAGACATATCGGACATATCGTTGAACCTCCACTGGTTTCAACGACACTGCAGGTGGCAACGCGATGGTCGTCCCGCTGTTCTCGTCATTCGAACGATTGCCTGTGGTATACCAAGCTATGCCATGCAAATCCGCACATTTCTTGTCTCGAATGACGAAAAGCCATGGGCATATCCTTTGCGCATCCTCTTGACAGGATATGATCGACGACGAATGACACCTCAACCCCCACCCAACAAGAATTCATTCTCTTGAGATGATCCAGAGACAGTTAAAGTAGCCGTGGATTGCACTGGGACACCCTCGAATTCtccagaaaaagaaaaaacgGCAAGCAAAGGGGAAATGTGAACCAAAAAACACTCAGAACCCTGAATTGTTGCAACAAGATACACCAATCACACCAGGGAGATGCACCACTGAGCTGGTTCCGAGATTTTGTCGGGGAGAATGAATCGGGCTTCACCCCACCATCCGGTCGACCAGCCGCCTCGACCACCACTCGGTACCCGCTAGCTCACCCACGAGGGGCGGGTGCTTTGCTCTGTTGCGCTGTGAGGACCACTCATTAGCAGGCTGTTGAACGCCTGGGCACCCACTGGACGACGCCAGTTGCTAGTCAGTCAGGCTGATCAGGAGTCCCCTCATTCTGGCTCCAGTGACTACTCACTCAGCCTCCAAAAAAGCCTCCAGCATCCACTGTCgggcttgtccttgtcctggttctggttctggttctcaGGCGTCTCCACCGGCCCGATCCTCTCCCCTCCTCTACTGCATGTTGTCCCCTCCATTTGCTTGATTCTTTTCGATTTCCTCAACTTGTCTTGGCTTCtgacatcgtcatcgcctCCATTCTGCATTGCCTCGACCTTTTTCCGCAGCTTGAAATCCCCAAGAAGCGATATTTCTCATATACGATATTGGTTTGTGTGATATTGACGACTAATAGTTTGTTTTTATTTTGTCCCGCAGTTTAACTCGCCGTTTACGATTTTACTTTCCTCTGCGAGACCAGCGACAACAACGATACCCCTCCGTTtctcttaataataactttcGTTTCAATCACCCACGAAAGTCTGCACAATAGCGATGTTATGGCCGCTGTGATCGGCGACATTATCTCAGACACCTCATATCCTCATACCATGATTGCCAACCCCtcccttcaacatcatcactcaCACgactcttcctcttcttatCGATCCGGCAGCCGATCACGACGCTCCACTACCCCGCGAGCGCAGCGTACAGCAGAACTCGCCGACTTCAGCAGCAACCACAGCTCTGCGACGTGGTCACACGcgcctgcatctgcatcggCTTCAGAGCCAACTTCTACTCCAGCACCTGCGGGTCACGAAACCGCCCACGTGTCGGCCACTGGCGGAGCCTCACGCTTCCCCTCCCCGCCTCCATCCTCATCGCCCGCTGCTGCCACCGGCCCTGCTTATGCCGATGATGCAAAGAGTCCGTCTATGGCATCTGACGCGAGGGACTCTGGTCCCCTAGGTCACGCTTCTCAGCCCGGCCCGACTTCTCACAACTCTTCTGCGCAACAGCCATCTCCTGCATCCGACGACTTCCAAATACCTAacccttcttttcctgtcTCTGGCGCATCGTCGCAAACGCCAGCACAGACTGTCATACACATTCGTGACCTAGCGCATATCCAGAGTCTGGCCAGCGCCGACCTGCTATCTGGCAATGGCGGATCTGGTATCCTCAATGACCCGCCTCTTCAGCAGATGAAGTATGAGATTAGTGGTATGCCCATAGGGGATATCATTGAGATGGTTGCTGCGTTACTAACAAAGATCACGACCACCAACGATTTGCAGCACGATGCAATGCAGCGCAATGttgctcatcaacaacaggctAATCAGTCTGGGGACACCAGTGGAAGCTCGATCTCATCGTTGAACCATTCAGTTCTCGCTTTCCACGGTAAGAATGTACCTGCTATCACCATCCTCAGCTACCTGTCGAGAATACACAAATACTGCCCCACTACCTACGAGGTTTTCCTCAGTCTGCTGGTATACTTCGATCGTATGACCGAACGTGTCAACGATATGGTCACGAGGAATGAAGAGAACCGACGGCAAACGCGGTCCCAGCAATCAAACGCAACTTCCCCTCAAGACACCCCTATGCGCGGTGAGGGCATGGATGTGGACGAGAGTGACTCGGACCTggcagatgacgacgatgaggaaaTGGCTGACTCAACTCGACCAAGCCGGACAAGCAGCCATAGGGGAGCTGCTACCCCTACTGAATACAGTGGTATTACAGCGGCGACATACTTTGTTGTCGATAGTTTCAATATACACcgtctcatcatctccgGTGTGACGTGTGCAAGCAAGTTCTTCTCAGATGTTTTCTACACCAATTCAAGATATGCCAAGGTATGTAACTATACTCTGCCGCCCCTTTCTCGCTGAGATGAAACTAACGACACGATAGGTTGGTGGTCTGCCTTTGGTTGAACTAAACCACCTCGAGCTCCAATTTTTGCTCCTCAACGATTTTCGATTAGCCGTTCCAGTGGAAGATCTGGAAGCGTATGCGACTATGCTTGTCGAGTTTTATGCACGAGAAGTAGTGGCCAAACAGGGGGTAACTGGAAACACTGAGTGAATAAAGTCACCAAGTGAATGCCAGACAATGTGTTACCCTTACAGAGCAACCCGTATCTACGGTGGATAAACGTTGATCGTCTACCTTAACCGATGAATATGGGACTGCCTCCGATCGTCCTGGCAACCAAATACTTCAATCGATGCGAGACACAAGGACGATCTCCGAAACACAAGCAGCCATTGATCAACCTCACCACTGGTGTTTGTTCCGATTATAGCTATTGACACGGGCCTTATGGCCCTGCTACTATCCTGTATGGATAGCGTATGATCATTGAGAGGGGATGTTGAGGAAACCGAATAGCTTTTACAGGGCTGATCCTGAGAGCGGAGTAGTGCATGACATTGTTGGACATGTGCGATGTTTGAAGGACGGGTCGAAAGAGCGAGCAGTGGGCTGCTCAAGAAAGCTGTATTTCTTGCGTAGACTGGGGTACTTATACAGACATGGGCTACGGATATGGGTATGGAGAGCCAACAGAGGCAACCTGTTGGTTGGAAGATGGGGTTGAGGTTGTTATTTTGTGTGGTACACAAATACTGGAGTTGACGGTGTTTTGGTAAAGAGGGATTTGCTTACTTACGTACATAGTAACCTGCATGACTCTCTCCTAGTGCATAGGTCTCGAACAGAGATTTCTTGATGGCCAGGTTGACTTTCAGATCCATACAAGCAAACAGTGAACTATTGATGTTGCTTATAGTCTCGTTCTGGGCGGCTCCCAAGCCTCTGGGTGATCAAACTCGATAACAGAgttctccatcttgatcCCAATCTGCCACTTGGACCAACCAGGCCAGAAGTTCTCAAACTCACCCGTCAACTTGCCCTGCTCACCGCGATGCTGCTCAACGTCAAACCAGCCCAACATACACTTGGATGTAGACTGCTGCGGAACGACAGAGCACCACTGGTCAGTACCAGGCAGTTCGCCCTGGCTCCCAAAGCCTTCAGGGAGAGGAGGGAAGACCAAAGTGGTGTCAAAGCCCAAAAAGTTGATCCATGAAGTTCGGAAGGGAAATGAGGGCGCATAGCGAATAGGCTTGAAGGTGGCTTGGAAGAATGGCGTGGGATCTGGTGAGGCTGACTCAGGGCTAGCTGAGTCTGTGGGCAATGTATCGTGAGGATATACTTTGACAGTTGTAGAGCCGTTTGAGTTGTTAATCCAGTCGAACTTAGCGAGGTGTTTGGGGACGTTCCAGTCTAAATATCCTTTGTTAGTAggtgaagagagaagataCCGAGAGAGTAGGCGTACTCTTTCTACCGTTGTAGCACGTGTGTTTATGAGAAACGTAGATCCTCGTAATCTTGACACCTTTCCCTTTCACTTTCCTcccatt is part of the Fusarium fujikuroi IMI 58289 draft genome, chromosome FFUJ_chr07 genome and encodes:
- a CDS encoding probable PCL7-cyclin like protein interacting with Pho85p; translation: MAAVIGDIISDTSYPHTMIANPSLQHHHSHDSSSSYRSGSRSRRSTTPRAQRTAELADFSSNHSSATWSHAPASASASEPTSTPAPAGHETAHVSATGGASRFPSPPPSSSPAAATGPAYADDAKSPSMASDARDSGPLGHASQPGPTSHNSSAQQPSPASDDFQIPNPSFPVSGASSQTPAQTVIHIRDLAHIQSLASADLLSGNGGSGILNDPPLQQMKYEISGMPIGDIIEMVAALLTKITTTNDLQHDAMQRNVAHQQQANQSGDTSGSSISSLNHSVLAFHGKNVPAITILSYLSRIHKYCPTTYEVFLSLLVYFDRMTERVNDMVTRNEENRRQTRSQQSNATSPQDTPMRGEGMDVDESDSDLADDDDEEMADSTRPSRTSSHRGAATPTEYSGITAATYFVVDSFNIHRLIISGVTCASKFFSDVFYTNSRYAKVGGLPLVELNHLELQFLLLNDFRLAVPVEDLEAYATMLVEFYAREVVAKQGVTGNTE